The Panicum virgatum strain AP13 chromosome 3N, P.virgatum_v5, whole genome shotgun sequence genome includes the window gcaagggagcgactccacgacatgCGCGGACATACCGGGGACGGCGACGCCtgcaacatcatcaatggcaggaagtacacccctcgacggggtggacgtttTGACCACGAACAtgacaggggcgagtcaccggagcctccgggcacccgtgtgttcagccgggagattcgtaccGCTCCTTTTCCCCCATGCTTTCGACAGCctaccaccctcgtcaagtactcgggcgagaccgataacgcagtctggctcaacgactaccgcctagcatgccagctgggcggtgcgacggacgacgtggtcatcatccgcaaccttccccttcaccttgctgacgccacaagaacgtggctcgagcagttgcccgcggaccagatccacaactgggccgacttagtccagatcttcgtgggcaacttccagggcacgtacgtgcgccctgggaactcctggaaCCTCAAAGGGTGCTAGCAGAAGCCCAATGattccctgcgcgactacgtgcggcgcttctccaagcaatgcaccgagctccccagcgtcacccacgtcgaggtcatcaacgccttccttgAGGGCATGACGTGCatgaacctggtgcacgagcttacgcgaagccgtcccgccaacaccaatgagttgttcgacgctgccaccaactacgccgccggcgaggagactgttggtgccattttcgacgacaagccgaacaagcgtagagagttcggcgccgagacctcaacaaaggggacttggtgctgaggcttcaacaggacaacaggggccgccacaagctctcaccaccgtgggaagacccatacatcatcgccgaggtggccaagcccggcacgtacaagctggcgaatgaaaacggcgaagtcctcaccaatgcttggaacatacagcagctatgccgcttctatccttagagttccaaGCTGTTTGCACATCATTTGTATTCGCATTTACGATTTCTCGAAACAAcaaaggagtatgctttacttgtttattttttgggaactttccggaccctcgggggctcggaggcgcacgaacactgaggtatgcctggctttaccctcggcaaagccaagcctccttcgggggctactacggggggaacccccgaacgtccccaaaaaatcgccaatgttttttcgaaaaatttccgtatctaagtttctcgtatacttgaaaaaaacggacgcgaggcatgagcaactacggtacggggccggccgagccgtggggccgcctacgcctccgggatacggcaccccctcaCTACCTCacgcctaagtcgcttatgaacgcgaaattccttgCAGAAGTTTACCAAAGTCGTATACAAGAACACGAaaatagagtaaagaaaacgagggctcgaacgcacaaggcctcgatgggccacactgtcgatttacaACAACCAATTTCTTACATCCACAAGTACTATTATGATAaagtactaacttattacaTGGGCTCTGAGGCCCAGACTAcctacaggttatcatccccccttgcgggtcttctacAGCATCGAATTCGGCTATGGTTGGATGTCGGCTTCCAGCTTCGCCgccaggacggtggcgaaccccTCGACGGTGGCGTCGGCATCGTCCACGATGGCTGACGCAGTGTCCGAGCTGGCATATTTGGGGACCacataccccgacgacactctctggaggtccatgatatagtgcgtcgaggccacggcgagggctcgcaggacaccaaggcggaaggtgctcttgtcGTGCTCGGAGATCTGGCCACCTAGcactcgcaggcggctgatcaccgagctaccagacacggcgccctccccctcgagctcttggcacacgctcacagcgGTCCGCTCCAGGTCAGTGTATTcagcctgcgccgccatgagcgtggtgttgaccgcctccttcgccgcagtctcgtctgtcactctctgcctcagctctgatcaaaggAATCAAGATAAGCTGCGATAAATTAGAATCCAACAACAGCGAAATCTTGAGCACTCACCCGCGATGTTCTTCTGCGCTTCCTCTTGCTGGACTCGGgtggcctcttcgagcgaggacaaggagtcctctttctccttgagggcggcctccgcgttccggatggccacctccttttcctcgagTGCTTTGCCCTTTTCCTCGAGGGTCCTGGAGAGCATGGCGACGGTTGCGCCGCGCCCGTCGGTTACCGCGCCGTAATTATTACCAAGTGCGCACGTGGGAGACTCGGCGGTCGTGGGGTCCAGcagtcagccgccgcccacgcctcttcgcctacccgaggcagccgcatgaaaaggcgcgcccgcattGCACCGCACGTactgggccacgtcgcccacgaccagcggaagacccgctcGCACGACCTACCACTCCGCGCCGTCTGCAAaccgtgacggaatattcccttCAGGGGCTCTTCACCCTCAAAGGAACCTTATTccaaggccttactgatcaggggttcaaaGCCtagcccgtcgagggttcgacaggcgccccagatcaccagagtcaggggctgcatggatgtgccgtacaagctaccctcgaacacggaattcgagacatcctacgcagtgttcaaggccagtcgagggtgcctagtagggggatcccatcgagggaaagcatcgagccctcggatcctatcgaacgggtccgagaCCCGCCTACCGATCCTTTGCGAGCACTTTATGTGAtgtgtccacggaccacgagccaacccttatcgaacggggcacggacgtccacttgaaccacccgataacagctcactgaagcagccatagctcgcagCCCGAGCATGGGTAGCAtagtgcgcttcacccctcctccctgcggaagggcgacgagggtcgtaataaaaAGTCGATGGTCCCCTGAACGGCTTCACGCGGCCCAGGGcttgggggctcctcgcacaccgcggctcaggccacaccctcgaatggatcgacAACCGTCGATTATAAAGTTCCACGTGTttaaccaaaacccccactcttAACGCGCGCCTGCCAGATGGTTCAGCAGGACCCCGAGTTGCTGCGCCAGCACGAAAAacaccgaggccggctgaaaggaatgccgatgccggctgaaaaagacgctggacggccaccccagtaaagcaaccaagcagggcgatgtttatagcccttggacgagtgcaaacactcctccaatgcctcgggggctacacccgcgggtgcgctggtgcgcccccacggaggaaacttcacacattcgaggaccaaaatccTCTGCAGGCTTGCTCGAACGCCCTCAGCAGCATGACGTTGACATGCCCAGCGGCGGCACCATGGTACTCCAGGAGACTATGATCTACATGGGCAACTCGGAGTGGCCACCTCACTACTTCTCCAGCAACAAATCCCGACTCTGAATCAAACTCCTCCAACAATGCTCCCCGAAGCGCCGTTGCGCCCCCACCGGGCAAACCAAGGCCACCGCGGTCAGTGCCCGAGGCACGCCCTCGAAGGGTTaagcctctgcagggctgatgctcacctttacaccctcggtcatcctctccgcgagaaagaaggagacttcattgctctttgcaagtaaagattacaaagggtcgcTGGCACGAAGCCGTCGAAAGGTACAAAtgcattgccacctgcgtggcaattttccctgtcttggggagaagcgagcgccgatgaagagcactgagtccttggccgacatcacgaccaggctgctcgggattgcaaggagcagcccccagaccgcacgggtccggcgggatgccctcctcgcaagctttcttctagcgtctcctccaccgaagaccttgcggggggtcaagctggcggataGCACCCTCTGCACCATTTCCCCGAGAGCGACATTGTCGCCAAAAGGGATGATGCGAagaacggccaccaaacctggcgccAACGCCATGGTCTGGCGTCTCAATGCCCAttcaggctgagggacatcgcagAGGCAGGGCCCCACATGTCCAATGTTCTTAtgctaatcccactgaagcCGAGGGACGGTGAGCACGCCCTTTCCAGCTTTcccccaccgctcgcaagcattcttctagcatcaaagcttaaagaagccaggccaccccgtcCGGGTGACGACCGTGAAAGGCAAAGGGAAACATTACtagacttaggcgatgctagaagtaagagcagggaagttggagaggaaaaggagccccacgacccctatttatagctgcctCGGGCGCCAAAGTTTAAGCCTATCACAAggggaaggcttggaccgcccgaGACGGTGCGGCACTCCGCGAGCgaaagatgccctcggttaccgtgccgaGATGTGACAGGACAgggcaaagccgagcccctAGACGCTGAGCAATgcagcatcggcgctggccgactgccctcgaacggcgcgccgcaaggcaACCAGCGAAAGCAGGGTTGAGACCCTGAACGCGGGACAGCGCGGCAATAGCACCAGCTGCAGAGCAGCAAGCGCCATCATGGCCCCGGCCTGCTCAGCACGATGACGCGTCTCGTCTCCGGAACAAAACAAGAAGGGGCGCGCACCTCGGAATACTTTTTTCGCAGGTGCACtgccccgaccgacgagttgtcgcGTCCGCCAGGCCAGCACCCGGATGCGCCTGGCGGGAGCGCAACGCCGATCGATCACATCAAGGGGTAAAATCGCCAAAATACCCTCTGGctgaatcccttgactcgatcaaaggctcgggggctactgtcaggtaccatgattaggggcaccctaatcaggggactaaaattTCCCTAAAAACGCGAACACATgctgggcaaccgggcccacgaaggcctacatcttccttccaatctggaagaaaggaaaggactcaaagaagcccaacacgcggcccacgtacgcagtgcggcccatccgcgcctccctcggacccgcggggtgatctccgcctcgctcgagggctccccgccgaagccctagaccgcgccccgcgcctctgcctcgctcgagggtagtgagcccaccctcggggaggcggatcgcctccgcctcgctcgagggtagcaagCCTGCCGTCGAGAAAGCAGAacgtctctgcctcgctcgaggccacccctcgacggaaggGACAAACTGCCCTTccactcacccgcccgccgtacggaggcattaatgccaaccactcctccacagcaccagggtcagacggcgtcaggccgtcattccccacagtggctaggaccggagtctcgtccgccaactccggtcactattccgccattccggacgctgtgacgacactgtgggaacctgcgatgcAGTGCAAGACGCACTTagcactgctccagctactatactgccaactccctatacctccttcgtactttcccttctGCGGAGCCCTcaaacggcatgggcacgaccctcggaagcggctccaGCCtcgaccaggacaagaccctggcctgtaggACCCTCAGAACGCTggcacgccacgcctggaggacggtaccccccacagcaacgaccatactgcccgctggagccgccaggacgtcgccgcgatctccgcaaaaccaaggacgatgcccaggacgactacCACGCCTGgcaccataccccacagtgtacttcctacagtgctcgaccactgcacgcccgcgattcggggagaagacgacgacttccacgatcccctgtgcatgtacaccgtccctccttatgtctataaaaggaggaggcgggctttcccttaagggggggtcggcccattcggtagaacacaacgcttagcactactcacagagcacatacgctcttctgagccctgatattggcactcgcctcaatcaactcccccTCTAGTAGAGACTTGAGagttttcctccctctctcgcctcgcttgtaccccctactacaggcacctccggtgcaagacagtacagtgctctcgcacacccctttactggatgtacggccccacggccggaactaggataaatccgtgcgttactgtgttgcctcttgtaTCAATATTTGGGATGAGGAACACGCAacatcatcactggttgggcCCGGAATAcagggtcaggacaccgacactaTGTGTGACACATGAATGCTATTAcctctgtgtgtgtgtatatatatatatatatatatatatatatatatatatatatatatatatatatatatatatatatatggatagAAAATATGGTTGGCTAATCTGTTTCCTTAATTGATGGGACAAATATTGGAAGGTTAACACAAATCCGACCTCCTATCCCTACATAGCCGGCCAATCTCTTGCTAACATGTTTCCTTAATTGATGAGGCAAATATTGAAAGGATGTCAAACATAAAAAGGAAGGATAATCACCTCACAAccaaaaggaaagaaatagaGAGATTTTAGGATGTCGAACAAGTTTTACCAAAATATCATTGTCTCCTGGTATACAAACAATGGAAAGTAATAAGTCTTACTAAAATATTATTGTTGTCTGGTATACAAATAATGGAAAGTAATAAGTGGGTACAAGGGTGGGTAGATGAAAGTGcttggtgtaaaaagtattagaATTTTAGTAGAAATATTTTGCTTCTTTAAAAAAATGGGTCTCCACTCCCTTTAGTCAAAACTCTGGATCTGACAAGTGGGGTCCTCCGTGAGAggtaaggtggacctaactttgataaaaaattatttttaattatttcaacttttatatTATAGATAGATAGCTGTTGACCAAAATGAAAGCGACGTCTGATTTTCATACTCAAAAGTCTTCGTTGATCCACCTTAGGTCAGTAACATTTTCGTTTTCTTTAAGATAACTATGCTGCGGTTCAATGAATATGCAAGGTAAAAAAAAAGGTACTAGGATTTCTTTTTAGCTCACTAGTCTATCAGAATACAGAATTCAGCTAGTGCCTCGTGCACGGAGAGAGGTCAGCGAAGCGCTCTTGCAAGAGGTCGTCGTCAGACATTGATGGAGCTCTCTCCcctgcttctcctcctccctctcctcctcgttGGCTTCTTCTGCCTCAGCaaggcccgcgccgccggccggaacGCGCGGCGCCTGCCTCCAGCGCCTCGGGGCCTGCCTCTGATCGGCAACCTGCACCAGGTGGGCGCGCTCCCGCACCGCGCcctccgcgcgctcgccgcggcgcaCGGCGCGCCCGACCTCttgcgcctccgcctcggccaGGTCCCCGCGCTGGTcgcctcctccccggccgccgcggcggcgctcatgCGCGAGCATGACGGCGCCTTCGCCACGCGCCCGTACTTCCGCACCGCCGAGATCCTCACCTACGGCTTCCAGGACCTGGTCTTCGCGCCCCACGGCGAGCACTGGCGCCATGTCCGCCGGCTCTGCTCCGCGCACGTCCTCAGCGCCGCTCGGTCCCACGGATTCGGCGGCATGCGGGAGCGGGAGGTCGCCGCGCTGGTGCGGACCATCAGGGagcgcgccgcctcctcgcccggCGGCGTGGTCGACGTGAGCAAGGCGCTGTACGGCTTCGCCAACGGCGTGATCTGCCGGGCGGTGTCCGGGACCGGGAGGCTGtcccgggaggaggaggggcggaggAGCGAGCTGTTCCGGGAGCTGATCGAGGAGAACACGGCGCTGCTGGGAGGGTTCTGCGTGGGGGACTACTTCCCGTCGCTGGTGTGGGCGGACGCCctgtccggcgccggcgcgagggCGCGGAGGAACTTCAAGCGGTGGGACGAGCTGCTGGAGAAGGTGGTCCAGGAGCACGAGGCGCGGcacaacggcggcggcgacgaggaggaggacttcGTGGACGTGCTGCTCGCGCTGCAGGCGGAGAAGCAGGACGACGGGTTCGAGCTGACCAGGGACGCCATCAAGTCGCTCCTGGAGGACATGTTCGCGGCCGGGACGGAGACGTCCTTCATCGCGCTGGAGTGGGCCATGTCGGAGCTGGTCAGGAACCCCGCGGCCATGcaggagctccagcgcgaggtcCGCCGCGCCGGGCCCGCCGACGCGACGCCGTACCTGCGCGCCGTGGTCAAGGAGACGCTCCGCCTCCACCCGCCGGTGCCGCTGCTCCTCCCGCGCGAGTGCATGCGCGACGCGGCCGTGCTGGGGTTCCACGTCGCGCGGGGCACGCGCGTGTTCGTCAACGCCTGGGCCGTCGGCCGCGACCCGGCGTCGTGGGGCGCCGCGGCCGACGAGTTCCGGCCCGAGAGGTTCCTGGCGGAGGACCGCGAGGTGGACTTCCGGGGCGCGCACTTCCAGCTCATCCCGttcggggccggccggcgggcctGCCCCGGGATCCAGTTCGGGCTGGCCACCGTGGAGCTTGCGCTGGCCAACCTGGCGCGCCTGTTTGACTGGGAGgtgcccggcggcgcggcgccgggggaGCTCGACATGTCGGACGCGCCCGGGCTGACCACGCCCAGGCGGGTGCCGCTCCGGCTCGTCGCCAAGCCGGTCCGTTGGGAGGAGCAGCAGGCGTAGTCAGTTGTTGTGCCGTGTCCGTGTGTATCCATGGGATGTGATCTCTGCTGCAAGCATCAGCCGTCGGCGCTGCCTGTGCTCCGCGTCGATAGGGTCCGCAGCGCGTGTGGCTACTTTTCTGCTGTGTGTCACGGCCATCCACAGCAGATCTTGCTGCCGAGCACTGTAAGACCCTTTTTGTTCCTAAAAGTCCCTGGACTAGTTTTAGTCCTTCTCTAAAATAAAAAGTCCCTCCCTGTTTGTTTTGAGGGACTTAAGGGACTAGAGATCATTATTTGCAGTGGTGAAAGGACCCAAATACTCCTCTCCTTCCGCCTCGCCAACTCTGCTCCTCCACCTTCCTCTCCACGCTCTCGCTTGCCACCGACGAGCTGTCCGAGACGGCGTCGGAGTCGTCGGCTGCGACCAGCTCGGTGGCCGGGCCGGAGCGGTCGCCGGGGAGGAAGCCATCGGCCAGGAGGCGCCCGATGTCCGCCGATCTGGCCCCACGCGGCgggacgtcgccgccgcggcctcctatGGCGTCCGCTCACGCAGGGCGCGGGTCTCGCCGTccccgccgcagccgcggcATGTGCCCCGGGACCACTCCGTGCGGCGTTCGTCGTcgcccgcggcgccgcgcccgcgccgccagccCCGCCGAGCCCGCGTAGCGGAAGCCGCCTGTCCCGGCAAGGCCGTCCGGCAAGGCGCTGGCTGGAGTGGCtgccggccccggcggcgggcgagccccctcctcctcgctgGAGGCACCAGCGAAGGGGGCGGGGCGCCGGCCGCAGAgccgcgggaggcggcggcgccgccatggaCCCGCCGCCGTCACGGACCCGCCGCCGTCACGATTGAGGGGGTGGGAGTCACGGGTGAGGGGGTGGGGCCTGCAAGGGTAGGCTGGAATTGTAGGCAAAAAGTCCCAATAAGCTCCTCTTGAGAGTCTTTTTTTAGACTCTAAGGGACTTTTTGCCCCCAAAAAATCCCACCTGTGTGTTTCTTTAGACCCATAAGTCCCTGAGACTTATGCAAAAGTCCCTTGAAACAAACAGGTCCTAAGCCGAAGCCCATCGCTGCCCTAGTGCTAGCTAACTCGTTTTCCGTTTGATTAAGCATCCATGTTCGCATCTGTGACCAATCGAGCTTCGCCTGGGGAGAGAGACGGCGATGGCATGGAAGTTGGCGTGGCGTGGGCacggctgggctgggctgcagCCATGACCACGAGCCCACCAGCGGCAATGGAGGCCGAGTCGACGAAGCTGGTTCGTCGTGCTTCTGTTCCATCCCTGTCTTCAGCCCAGCCCATCCTTTGGCGTTGGCATCGGCAGCCCATagctgtttttttctttttgacatcAGTAAAACGAGAGGGCCCTGGCCCCTGGGAAGCATGGCATGCTACATCCCTGTACAAATAGGCCGCAAGCCCACAAGCAAATTGCTCACCGTGTGGATCCAAAATTAATATTGTGATCCAACGAATTATTAAAAtggacaaaataaaaatttcaataaATGGATGTCTTAATATTATGAAATATTAGTCATGATCAACATCTTC containing:
- the LOC120665420 gene encoding cytochrome P450 71A1-like — translated: MELSPLLLLLPLLLVGFFCLSKARAAGRNARRLPPAPRGLPLIGNLHQVGALPHRALRALAAAHGAPDLLRLRLGQVPALVASSPAAAAALMREHDGAFATRPYFRTAEILTYGFQDLVFAPHGEHWRHVRRLCSAHVLSAARSHGFGGMREREVAALVRTIRERAASSPGGVVDVSKALYGFANGVICRAVSGTGRLSREEEGRRSELFRELIEENTALLGGFCVGDYFPSLVWADALSGAGARARRNFKRWDELLEKVVQEHEARHNGGGDEEEDFVDVLLALQAEKQDDGFELTRDAIKSLLEDMFAAGTETSFIALEWAMSELVRNPAAMQELQREVRRAGPADATPYLRAVVKETLRLHPPVPLLLPRECMRDAAVLGFHVARGTRVFVNAWAVGRDPASWGAAADEFRPERFLAEDREVDFRGAHFQLIPFGAGRRACPGIQFGLATVELALANLARLFDWEVPGGAAPGELDMSDAPGLTTPRRVPLRLVAKPVRWEEQQA